DNA sequence from the Leptospira perdikensis genome:
CACCGTTTTTCTCCACTTTGTCTAAAGCCGGCTGTAAATCATCTCCTAGGTTTAAATAAATAACGACTCCATTTTTCGTAGGAACGTAATCCTTTCCCTTAACTAAAACGACGTTCACAGAATTTTCTGAAGCAGGAATGACCCCAAGCTCAGTATCTTCCATATTCATTTTTTCTATAGAAACATTTAGTATCGTCTGATAAAACTTGATGGCTCGTTCCATATTCGAAACAGGAATCTCCACGATTGAGACTGCATTCTTCATTCCCTTACCTACTTTCTCCGAATCACTTTCTGCCTGTGTCGATTCCGTTTCTTTTTTACAACTAAAGAGGCTCAAACCTACTATCAATAATACAAAAACCCAAATGACCTTTCTCATATTTTCCCCTAAAACACGAATATAAGGACACAAAACTGAAACGAAAACAAGTAAAATATGCCAAATATATCTTTCCCTAAAACAATCAATTGAACTTCACTTCCTAGAACCAAATGACAAAGTCTGAGTAAAACCATTTCATCATTGCGCAA
Encoded proteins:
- a CDS encoding VOC family protein — protein: MRKVIWVFVLLIVGLSLFSCKKETESTQAESDSEKVGKGMKNAVSIVEIPVSNMERAIKFYQTILNVSIEKMNMEDTELGVIPASENSVNVVLVKGKDYVPTKNGVVIYLNLGDDLQPALDKVEKNGGKILLTKTLISPEMGYYAYISDSEGNKIGMHSAK